A DNA window from Buttiauxella agrestis contains the following coding sequences:
- the polB gene encoding DNA polymerase II, producing MSQARQGFLLTRHWRDTPLGTEVEFWLATDDGPVKVRLPRQESVAFIPQSQQAEATRLLANESHYRLTPLPLKDFHRQPVCGLYCRQHRQLMRIEKLLRDGGVKVYEADIRPPERFLMERFITAPVWFSGEQKNNLVVETKLKPAPDYRPPLKWVSLDIETTRHGELYCIGLEGCGQRIVYMLGPENGDASGLDFTLEYVASRPIMLEKLNAWFAEHDPDVLIGWNVVQFDLRVLQKMAERYQVPLRLGRENSILEWREHGFKKGVFFAQAAGRVIIDGIEALRSAFWNFSSFSLESVSQELLGEGKSIDNPWQRMDEIDRRFAEDKPALAKYNLKDCELVTRIFHKTELMPFLLERATVNGLPLDKHGGSVAAFGHLYIPRMHRAGYVAPNLGEVPPQASPGGYVMDSRPGLYDSVLVLDYKSLYPSIIRTFLIDPVGLVEGMAQPAPEHSVEGFLGAHFSRTTHCLPEIVGQIWSGRDEAKRHGNKPLSQALKIIMNAFYGVLGTSACRFFDPRLASSITMRGHQIMLQTKALIESQGYDVIYGDTDSTFVWLKKAHSEEDAARIGQQLMNHVNAWWKAHLQETQQLDSKLELEFESHFCRFLMPTIRGTVEGSKKRYAGMIQENGKQRMVFKGLETVRTDWTPLAQEFQKTLYLRVFRNEPYQDYIRETIASLMAGELDEQLIYRKRLRRPLSEYQKNVPPHVRAARLADEHNQRLGRAAQYQNRGTIKYVITTNGPEPVDYQESPLDYDHYLTRQLQPVAEGILPFLEDDFATLMTGQLGLF from the coding sequence GTGTCACAAGCTCGTCAGGGTTTCTTACTCACGCGTCACTGGCGAGATACCCCACTCGGTACTGAAGTTGAATTTTGGCTGGCAACAGACGATGGCCCGGTGAAGGTGCGTCTGCCGCGCCAGGAATCCGTCGCGTTTATCCCGCAATCACAACAAGCCGAAGCGACACGCCTGCTCGCTAACGAAAGTCACTATCGCCTCACTCCGTTACCGCTTAAAGATTTCCATCGCCAGCCCGTCTGCGGTTTGTACTGCCGTCAGCATCGGCAGTTAATGCGTATCGAAAAGCTATTGCGTGATGGTGGCGTTAAGGTTTACGAAGCCGATATTCGCCCACCCGAGCGTTTTTTGATGGAGCGCTTTATTACCGCCCCCGTCTGGTTTAGTGGCGAACAAAAAAATAATCTGGTGGTTGAAACGAAGCTGAAACCCGCGCCGGATTATCGTCCGCCGTTGAAATGGGTGTCGCTGGATATTGAAACCACTCGCCATGGCGAACTGTATTGTATCGGTCTCGAAGGCTGCGGGCAGCGCATCGTTTATATGCTTGGCCCGGAAAATGGGGACGCGAGTGGTCTGGATTTCACACTGGAATATGTCGCCAGCCGTCCGATAATGCTCGAAAAGCTGAATGCCTGGTTTGCTGAACATGACCCAGATGTTTTGATTGGCTGGAATGTGGTGCAGTTCGATTTGCGGGTGCTGCAAAAAATGGCCGAACGTTACCAGGTCCCGCTGCGTCTTGGGCGTGAAAACAGCATTCTGGAGTGGCGCGAGCACGGCTTCAAAAAAGGGGTGTTCTTCGCGCAAGCCGCCGGACGAGTGATTATCGATGGCATCGAAGCATTGCGCTCTGCCTTCTGGAATTTCTCCTCTTTTTCCCTTGAGTCGGTTTCTCAGGAATTGCTTGGCGAAGGTAAATCTATCGATAATCCCTGGCAACGCATGGACGAAATTGACCGCCGTTTTGCCGAAGATAAGCCCGCACTGGCGAAATATAATCTCAAAGACTGCGAACTGGTCACGCGGATTTTCCACAAAACCGAGCTAATGCCGTTCTTGCTGGAGCGCGCCACGGTGAACGGTTTGCCGCTGGATAAACATGGCGGTTCCGTTGCAGCATTTGGCCACCTTTATATACCTCGCATGCACCGCGCCGGTTACGTTGCGCCCAATCTCGGCGAGGTACCGCCTCAGGCAAGCCCTGGCGGATATGTGATGGACTCACGCCCTGGGCTTTATGACTCGGTGTTAGTGCTCGATTACAAAAGCCTTTACCCGTCGATCATCCGCACGTTTCTCATCGATCCGGTTGGGCTGGTGGAAGGGATGGCGCAACCCGCCCCTGAACATTCCGTCGAGGGTTTTCTTGGTGCGCATTTCTCCAGGACCACACATTGCCTGCCAGAGATTGTCGGGCAAATCTGGTCGGGTCGCGATGAAGCAAAACGACACGGCAATAAGCCTCTGTCGCAGGCGTTGAAGATCATTATGAATGCGTTTTACGGGGTGTTGGGCACCAGTGCCTGCCGTTTCTTCGATCCTCGCCTTGCCTCGTCGATCACCATGCGCGGGCATCAGATCATGCTGCAAACTAAAGCGTTGATCGAATCTCAGGGTTATGACGTGATTTACGGGGACACGGATTCCACCTTCGTGTGGCTCAAAAAAGCCCATTCCGAGGAAGATGCTGCTCGCATCGGCCAGCAGTTGATGAACCATGTGAATGCGTGGTGGAAAGCGCATCTGCAAGAAACTCAGCAACTCGACAGCAAACTTGAGCTGGAGTTTGAGTCGCACTTTTGCCGCTTCCTGATGCCGACCATTCGCGGCACGGTTGAAGGTTCCAAAAAGCGCTACGCCGGAATGATTCAGGAAAACGGCAAGCAGCGCATGGTGTTTAAAGGGTTGGAAACCGTGCGCACGGACTGGACGCCGCTGGCACAGGAGTTCCAGAAAACACTTTATTTACGGGTTTTCCGTAACGAGCCGTATCAGGATTACATCCGCGAAACCATCGCAAGCTTGATGGCGGGTGAGCTGGACGAGCAGCTGATTTATCGGAAACGACTGCGTCGTCCGCTCAGTGAATACCAGAAAAACGTGCCGCCGCATGTGCGTGCTGCACGTCTGGCTGATGAGCATAATCAAAGACTTGGCCGTGCTGCGCAGTATCAGAACCGGGGAACTATCAAGTATGTGATTACGACGAATGGCCCTGAGCCGGTGGATTACCAGGAATCCCCCCTGGACTACGATCACTACCTGACACGCCAGCTCCAACCGGTCGCCGAAGGAATTTTACCTTTCCTTGAGGATGACTTTGCTACACTAATGACAGGGCAATTAGGTCTATTTTGA